One window of the Podospora pseudocomata strain CBS 415.72m chromosome 7, whole genome shotgun sequence genome contains the following:
- a CDS encoding hypothetical protein (EggNog:ENOG503NYUY) translates to MAASFTITEAQAELIRSLPQEDIPAKLRCAICSKLAVNAFRLPCCDQAICEGCQSTLPASCPVCEHSPLSADDCKAHKALRTTIKVFLRTEEKKRESNRPKEATPITPVDPSPVSATAPVPPELNEQSAESVAPAGDNQEQSSSEAPAAETSVETSHGQENGEAAPGQNDETLEHDAADSDQPSHPAPEGEGVGEATSTELVKQEGTEVAEGEETEEVNGEEGDGNGNDQEQNADGTAKPVTGGFGMGFGGNFEQMPMMMAMNNGFGSFPMMGMPGMNMDPAMMMQMWSGGFQGMGMNGMNMNMGMGAAAAAAAAGYGGEADNWSGQQSWNVGQDNYNHPSASGMGNGDYGSFNSGFQTGYNQGNYGHPNQFNDYRRNQWGGFPRGRGRGRGYGYGGGGYGRGNFHNGGYGGGNYNDQNFNNGQQYPGSMNGQGSEFGGGENGEGAVGPNDGTVDEFGRSIRADDGAEGAADGHQDGVPHHQGEGGEEGAHQGEEGGPAQPADEVLINAPKGPKAMLRGLPNTSYIHLQARGWVDDGKPNTPNSANGTAAPSQAGDHPRSRSSSPSGSRRGGGGEDYHHHHSHRDRDHEAYHSSRRERGKSSRHEGQSTRTHSPSAVGSRSGSRSRSEDRKEKEERHRGGRRQRSHSPDGDREDDGEDRRHRSHRSSRKHDDRKEKDEHTRSRSASPPADESRRSSHRSSRKDRDSDKRRDREKDRDRDGEHESSRHKSSGHRSSHRDRDYDKDRSGRDRDRERDRDRNRDRDRDRDRERDRDRDRDRERDRDRDRKERRDRDRDRRDRDKERRHRSGKSTADGAEDGSSSKSKGLEIKGGGGGSKGHGENAAGDSVVGGRRSSAATTGPAVQDPHAAERAARDRERLLKETRRMASFASIAGSKRGRDRDGEGDDGERRRSRRKGRRGEVVDGEGEERERRDYD, encoded by the exons ATGGCGGCGtcattcaccatcaccgaggcCCAGGCCGAGCTTATTCG GTCTCTACCCCAGGAAGACATACCTGCGAAGCTCCGATGTGCTATTTGTAGCAAACTAGCTGTCAACGCTTTCCGTTTGCCCTGCTGCGACCAGGCCATCTGCGAGGGCTGTCAGTCGACCCTGCCTGCGTCGTGTCCTGTTTGCGAACACTCCCCGCTCTCGGCCGACGATTGCAAGGCTCACAAAGCACTGCGGACGACCATTAAGGTTTTTCTTCGgacagaggagaagaagagggagtcAAATCGGCCAAAGGAGGCTACTCCCATCACTCCTGTCGATCCTAGCCCGGTTTCGGCAACTGCCCCAGTGCCACCTGAGCTGAATGAGCAATCGGCTGAGTCTGTGGCGCCTGCTGGGGATAATCAAGAACAATCCAGCTCGGAGGCACCTGCTGCTGAAACTTCCGTCGAGACTTCCCATGGCCAGGAAAATGGTGAAGCGGCACCTGGTCAGAATGACGAGACTTTAGAgcatgatgctgctgatTCT GACCAACCTTCACATCCTGCtcccgagggcgagggcgtaGGAGAAGCCACATCAACCGAATTGGTGAAGCAAGAAGGCACTGAAgttgccgagggcgaggaaacTGAGGAAGTCaacggcgaggagggggatggaaaTGGGAATGACCAAGAGCAGAATGCAGATGGTACAGCCAAGCCCGTGACTGGCGGTTTCGGCATGGGCTTTGGCGGCAACTTTGAACAAATGCCAATGATGATGGCCATGAACAACGGCTTTGGCAGTTTTCCAATGATGG GCATGCCAGGCATGAACATGGAcccggcgatgatgatgcaaATGTGGAGCGGGGGTTTTCAAGGCATGGGCATGAACGGCATGAACATGAATATGGGCatgggagcagcagcagcagcagcagcagcagggtaCGGTGGCGAGGCCGATAACTGGAGCGGACAGCAATCATGGAATGTCGGCCAAGATAATTACAATCATCCAAGCGCTTCTGGCATGGGCAATGGTGATTATGGCTCGTTTAACTCTGGCTTCCAAACAGGATATAATCAAGGTAATTATGGCCACCCAAATCAGTTCAATGACTATCGCCGGAATCAGTGGGGGGGTTTCCCCCGTGGTAGAGGTCGCGGCCGCGGGTACGGgtatggcggcggcgggtatGGACGAGGAAACTTCCACAATGGGGGGTATGGGGGTGGGAATTATAATGATCAGAATTTCAACAACGGACAGCAGTATCCCGGCAGTATGAACGGTCAGGGCAGCGAgtttggtggcggcgagaaTGGCGAAGGTGCTGTTGGCCCGAATGATGGTACCGTCGATGAGTTTGGGCGCTCTATTCGCGCTGATGACGGTGCTGAGGGCGCCGCTGATGGCCACCAAGACGGGGTTCCGCATCATcagggagagggtggtgaagagggggcaCACCAAGGCGAAGAGGGCGgtccagcccagccagctgATGAAGTTCTGATTAATGCACCCAAGGGTCCCAAGGCTATGTTGCGCGGTCTTCCCAACACGAGTTACATTCACCTACAAGCTAGAGGCTGGGTGGATGACGGGAAGCCGAATACCCCCAACAGTGCGAATGGCACTGCGGCGCCTAGCCAGGCGGGCGATCACCCCCGGTCACGTAGTAGTTCCCCGAGTGGCTCGCggaggggcggtggtggtgaggattaccatcaccatcactctCACAGGGATAGGGATCATGAGGCTTATCACTCTtcgaggagagagaggggcaAGTCTTCGAGGCACGAGGGGCAGTCGACGAGGACGCATTCGCCTTCTGCGGTGGGGAGTCGGAGTGGGAGTCGCAGTCGGAGTGAGGAtaggaaggagaaggaggagaggcatCGGGGTGGTAGACGGCAGAGGTCGCATTCGCCTGATGGGGATagggaagatgatggggaggaccGCCGGCATAGGTCGCATCGCAGCAGTAGGAAGCATGATGATcggaaggagaaggatgagcATACCCGCTCGCGCTCGGCGTCACCTCCGGCGGATGAGTCCCGAAGATCGAGCCAtcgcagcagcaggaagGATCGTGACTCGGATAAGAGACGGGATAGGGAGAAGGATCGGGATAGAGATGGGGAGCATGAGAGCAGCAGACATAAATCTAGCGGCCATCGGTCATCTCATCGGGATAGGGACTACGATAAGGATCGCAGCGGCCGAGACCGTGATAGAGAGCGGGACCGGGACCGCAATAGGGATCGTGACCGGGATAGGGATCGGGAAAGAGATAGGGATAGGGACCGTGACCGGGAGAGAGATCGTGATAGGGACAGGAAGGAGCGTCGTGATCGAGATCGGGACAGGCGGGATAGGGATAAGGAGAGGCGTCATAGGAGTGGGAAGTCTACTGCTGATGGGGCTGAGGATGGGAGCTCGTCAAAGAGTAAAGGTTTGGAGAttaagggtggtggtggtgggtcgAAGGGTCATGGAGAGAATGCTGCTGGTGATAGCGTCGTTGGTGGGAGAAGGTCAAGTGCTGCTACGACTGGGCCTGCGGTGCAGGATCCGCATGCTGCCGAACGGGCTGCTCGGGATAGGGAGCGGTTGCTTAAGGAGACGCGACGGATGGCGAGTTTTGCTAGTATTGCTGGGTCGAAGAGGGGACGGGAtagggatggggagggggatgatggggagaggaggaggagtaggaggaaggggagacggGGGGAGGTagtggatggggagggagaggaaagGGAGAGAAGAGATTATGAttga
- the VPS21 gene encoding Vacuolar protein sorting-associated protein 21 (EggNog:ENOG503NY6F; COG:U), with product MADSGAPKPSSSVKLVLLGEAAVGKSSLVLRFVNNDFQENKEPTIGAAFLTQKCNLPTRTIKFEIWDTAGQERFASLAPMYYRNAQAALVVYDLTKPTSLIKAKHWVAELQRQASPGIVIALVGNKLDLTNDSAGGDGEGAGAGDGEDARKVTTEEAKSYAEEEGLLFFETSAKTGYNVTEVFTAIANAIPETSLKTARGPGASSAAARTEEQRVNLNGPRDPNAKEGCAC from the exons ATGGCCGACTCAGGTGCTCCCaaaccaagcagcagcgtCAAGCTGGTGCTGCTCGGTGAAGCTGCTGTGGGAAAA TCATCTCTCGTTCTGCGGTTCGTCAATAACGATTTCCAAGAGAACAAGGAGCCAACAATAGGAG CTGCCTTCCTGACTCAAAAATGCAATCTACCCACACGCACCATCAAGTTCGAGATCTGGGATACCGCCGGCCAGGAAAGATTCGCCTCTCTCGCCCCCATGTACTACCGCAACGCCCAGGCAGCGCTTGTGGTCTACGACCTGACGAAGCCCACCTCGTTGATAAAGGCGAAACACTGGGTTGCCGAGCTGCAACGGCAGGCCTCGCCCGGTATTGTCATTGCTCTTGTCGGCAACAAGCTCGATCTCACAAACGATAGTGCTGGTGGAGACGGGGAAggggctggtgctggtgatggagaggatgcCAGAAAGGTGACGACAGAGGAGGCCAAGTCGtatgctgaggaggaggggcttcTTTTCTTCGAGACCAGTGCCAAGACGGGCTACAACGTCACTGAGGTGTTCACGGCTATTGCAAATGCCATCCCTGAGACATCGCTCAAGACAGCTCGGGGTCCTGGTGCCTCTTCTGCGGCTGCTCGTacggaggagcagagggtcAACCTCAATGGTCCTCGGGATCCAAATGCCAAGGAGGGATGtgcttgttga
- a CDS encoding hypothetical protein (EggNog:ENOG503NYPZ; COG:L): MSLELDFSPSADNTDGHHAQPESSAALQALKLESSNDGMGTITAATHDLVDATHFGDFQFSYQDDSPMAGLAPNFDDHTPDVFAHSHPPSVTSMHDQQNQATSITVQTSYSDTNGRRQESMDTSENGSPDSNQNGGNSLEEPMSDEFGLATGGLGDGTDMGGKSKGDKTDATPAWSELKTKAGKERKRLPLACIACRRKKIRCSGEKPACKHCLRSRIPCVYKVTARKAAPRTDYMAMLDKRLKRMEERIIKVVPKSEQDSMAASVTRAVVKPAIPGTLTSTKGAAKKRGADEAFGPDLDNWARGTSRSKLDGPHKPSTMLVQEAEESKLLLEGGDALPSKEIQEHLAEVFFENIYGQAYHILHKPSFMRKLKAGALPPVLILSVCAIAARFSNHPKLATNPNFLRGEEWASTARDILTKRYEWPNITILTCLLILGLHEFGTCHGGRSWSLGGQAIRMAFALQLHKDLEHDPLRMTGKTQLSFIDREIRRRTMWACFLMDRFNSSGTDRPCFIREETLKIPLPIKEKNFQYDMPGPTETLSGQVLEPTTEGQATEAKDNMGVAAWMIKAIALWGRIIGYLNQGGKELDPHPMWSPESEYAKLLKQTEDFELPESLAYTPENLHLHETDNMANQFLFLHISVQQNILFMNRFAVSSPNGQSQQDVPKAFVTKAGAKAFAAANRISELLKDAESHFITAPFTGYCAFLSSTVHIFGIFSGNPSMEATSKRNLATNVKFLSKMRRYWGMFHWMSENLREQYRTCADAARQGNPAQENAASPIFQYGDWFDRYPHGVSQSDFLDPATYKKKEKGEDAVLEQKPELHTVEEFFTTLSPQSGEHAGGPNGISRPGQHLKRKSIVRKASTAGGSQRGANDQVLSPLQTDFARAQQHHHHHQQGAAEQMHAAARLHQRSFSANAGVGPQSSGPSPFNPLTITNASAYHALSPVSPVAVSHLSHHHPHHPHNSFFPPDPFALGALGAHGLPGLDRQLVFGAYGNGVEHHPLASGLAGWAAQDHDGTGGGRGGGGDGGGGRHHGGGGGGGGGGGRGGHTAQQDAALHAAFGAEPSSAWFMPFNMEPPEIGGPGDGLGGGVLGGQGGVGGGMDAFGSMFGMGGMHHH; this comes from the exons ATGTCGCTGGAGCTCGATTTCTCGCCCTCGGCGGACAACACGGACGGTCACCACGCGCAACCTGAATCATCCGCTGCTCTGCAAGCCCTCAAGCTGGAGTCATCCAATGACGGGATGGGAACCATTACGGCAGCAACCCACGATCTTGTAGATGCGACCCATTTTGGCGACTTTCAGTTCTCCTATCAAGACGACTCACCGATGGCTGGTCTAGCTCCAAACTTTGACGATCACACTCCAGACGTGTTTGCGCATTCCCATCCACCTTCGGTAACCTCGATGCATGACCAACAGAACCAGGCCACCTCCATCACTGTCCAGACCTCTTACAGCGACACCAATGGCCGGCGGCAAGAGAGCATGGACACATCCGAGAATGGCAGCCCCGACAGCAACCAGAACGGCGGCAATTCCTTGGAGGAGCCAATGTCGGACGAGTTTGGTCTTGCCACTGGAGGCTTGGGGGATGGGACAGACATGGGTGGAAAATCAAAGGGTGATAAGACAGATGCGACACCGGCATGGAGCGAGCTGAAGACGAAGGCGGGCAAGGAGCGCAAGAGATTGCCCCTGGCCTGCATCGCGTGTCGGCGCAAGAAGATTAGATGCTCGGGAGAGAAGCCAGCATGTAAGCACTGTCTACGGTCTCGCATTCCATGTGTCTACAAGGTGACAGCGCGCAAGGCGGCGCCGAGGACTGATTATATGGCCATGCTGGATAAGCGGTTGAAGAGAATGGAGGAGCGCATCATCAAAGTGGTGCCAAAATCAGAGCAGGATTCTATGGCGGCGTCGGTGACCAGAGCGGTTGTCAAGCCGGCTATTCCAGGGACtctcaccagcaccaaggGCGCGGCGAAGAAGCGCGGTGCTGATGAAGCTTTCGGACCAGACTTGGACAATTGGGCTCGTGGCACATCAAGATCCAAGCTGGATGGACCTCACAAGCCTTCAACGATGTTGGTTCAAGAGGCGGAGGAATCGAAGCTGTTGctcgagggcggcgatgCTCTGCCATCAAAGGAGATCCAGGAGcacttggccgaggtgttTTTTGAGAACATTTACGGCCAAGCTTATCACATCCTTCATAAACCAAGCTTTATGAGAAAACTCAA GGCCGGCGCTTTACCTCCAGTGTTGATCCTCTCGGTATGCGCCATTGCTGCACGCTTTTCCAACCACCCAAAGCTAGCCACGAACCCGAATTTCCTTCGTGGAGAGGAATGGGCTTCGACGGCCCGCGATATTCTCACCAAGCGATACGAATGGCCAAATATCACGATTTTGACCTGTCTTCTGATTCTGGGTCTGCACGAGTTCGGCACATGCCATGGTGGACGGAGTTGGTCTTTGGGAGGACAGGCCATCCGGATGGCTTTTGCGCTTCAGCTTCACAAGGATCTCGAGCACGACCCCCTCCGGATGACGGGAAAGACACAGCTGAGCTTTATCGATCGAGAAATCCGGAGACGAACGATGTGGGCGTGCTTCTTGATGGACCGTTTCAACTCATCAGGAACCGATCGGCCATGTTTCATCAGAGAGGAAACCCTCAAGATCCCACTGCCCATCAAGGAAAAAAACTTTCAGTACGACATGCCCGGGCCGACCGAGACGCTCAGTGGGCAAGTTCTAGAGCCCACGACCGAGGGTCAAGCGACCGAGGCCAAGGACAATATGGGCGTGGCAGCCTGGATGATCAAGGCCATCGCTTTATGGGGGCGCATCATCGGGTACCTCAACCAGGGCGGAAAGGAGTTAGATCCTCACCCCATGTGGAGTCCGGAATCCGAATACGCGAAACTACTCAAGCAGACCGAAGACTTTGAGCTGCCGGAGTCTTTGGCTTACACACCAGAAAACCTTCACTTGCATGAGACAGACAACATGGCCAACCAGTTTCTGTTTCTGCACATCTCGGTCCAGCAAAACATTCTGTTTATGAACCGGTTCGCCGTCTCATCGCCAAACGGTCAGTCACAACAGGACGTGCCGAAGGCGTTCGTCACCAAGGCAGGCGCAAAGGCATTCGCCGCCGCGAACCGGATATCAGAACTACTCAAGGATGCCGAGTCACATTTCATCACGGCACCCTTCACAGGATACTGTGCCTTCTTGTCTAGCACAGTCCACATCTTTGGCATCTTCTCGGGCAACCCCTCGATGGAGGCAACCTCGAAGCGCAACCTCGCCACCAACGTCAAGTTCCTCTCCAAGATGAGACGGTACTGGGGCATGTTCCACTGGATGTCGGAAAACCTCCGCGAACAGTACCGCACCTGCGCTGACGCAGCCAGGCAAGGCAACCCAGCCCAGGAAAACGCCGCCTCGCCCATATTCCAATACGGCGACTGGTTCGACCGTTATCCTCACGGCGTCTCTCAGTCCGACTTCCTCGACCCGGCCACgtacaagaagaaggaaaagggcgAGGACGCGGTGCTAGAACAGAAACCAGAACTGCACACAGTCGAAGAGTTTTTTACCACGCTCTCTCCGCAAAGTGGCGAACATGCTGGTGGTCCGAATGGCATCTCCCGCCCCGGCCAGCACCTCAAACGGAAATCCATCGTTAGAAAGGCTTCCACTGCTGGCGGCTCCCAGCGAGGTGCCAACGACCAGGTTTTATCACCGTTGCAAACCGACTTTGCCCGCgcccaacaacatcatcatcatcatcaacaaggcgcggctgagcagatgcATGCTGCTGCGAGGCTTCATCAACGGTCTTTCTCTGCCAATGCGGGTGTTGGTCCGCAGTCTAGTGGTCCCAGCCCGTTCAACCCCTTGACAATAACGAACGCGTCGGCGTATCATGCCTTGTCGCCTGTCTCCCCGGTGGCGGTCTCACATTTGTcgcatcatcaccctcatcatccgcaCAATTCGTTTTTCCCCCCGGATCCGTTTGCCTTGGGCGCGTTGGGGGCTCATGGGCTGCCGGGGCTGGATAGGCAGTTGGTGTTTGGGGCGTATGGGAATGGGGTTGAGCATCATCCGCTCGCGTCGGGTCTGGCGGGGTGGGCGGCGCAGGATCATGATGGGactgggggtgggagagggggtggtggtgatgggggaggggggagacatcatggtggtggtggtggtggtggtggtggtggtgggagggggggacaTACTGCTCAGCAGGACGCTGCGCTGCATGCTGCTTTTGGGGCGGAGCCGAGTTCGGCCTGGTTTATGCCTTTTAATATGGAGCCGCCTGAGATTGGGGGGCCGGGGGATGGGCTAGGGGGTGGGGTTTTGGGTGGGcaggggggggtgggaggggggatggatgcTTTTGGGAGTatgtttgggatgggggggatgcATCATCATtag
- the kri1 gene encoding Kinetochore protein Spc24 (EggNog:ENOG503P00B; BUSCO:EOG09262POL; COG:J), whose translation MASASAKTARSGDKIVPKKQSLFDDSASSSEDDQEDGGVTLGGQTPGLNINEEYARRFEHNKKREELHRLQEKYGAGEESESSSDDESEDDEAALITEDLDAEISATLAAIKNKDPRIYDKEAVFYKPFDPTTDVKKDDEEKKEKPMFLRDYHRERYMAGDVGADDDATAADPNVPRTYVQEQAELKNAIMAEINNAAGADDEEWSDDDAFIKPVKKAEPAPAANGVHPSRAAVVEVTELDVKNADKNPEEFLSKFMASKAWAPDHKWQAFDSDEEDAEDDIADEFEHAYNMRFEDPTKSNEVLKTYSRNLANARSARKEELTGRKKLRALEKERKEAEKKEREAERARLRRLKVDEASERLKKIKQAAGMSGKQLTDEEWVEFLDKAWEDDDWEEEMKKRFNDDYYNEVDDMVLDSEEEEASGSEDEDGKKKKNSKKPKKPKWDDDIDIKDIIPDFKEDEEEAPAIALSDLEADQPAPSVEGSDSDDSDDSDRPAKKRKTTKDLKKEKAAAKKQARAELAKIEALVDTKMEIDQPRALEKKGKEQFTFKYRETSPTSFGLTARDILLAPSDAALNEFAGLKKLASFRDAEKKKKDKKKLGKKARLRQWRRDTFGKEFEESGPTYGFEKLLDEGKGKKKEKGSGANSVRVEKREKKKEGGEEKEQEKKVAVDGIVEGERKKKRKRSKKGKAAGGDGEGDE comes from the coding sequence ATGGCCTCAGCTTCTGCGAAAACCGCCCGGAGCGGCGACAAGATTGTCCCCAAGAAGCAGTCCCTTTTCGATGACTCTGCCTCCAGCAGCGAAGATGACCAGGAAGATGGCGGCGTTACTCTCGGTGGCCAGACACCCGGcctcaacatcaacgagGAATACGCCCGCCGCTTCGAgcacaacaagaagagagaggagcTTCACCGCCTGCAGGAAAAGTACGGCGCCGGCGAGGAGTCCGAGTCCTCTTCTGACGACGAATCCGAGGACGACGAAGCCGCCTTGATCACCGAGGACTTGGACGCCGAAATCTCAGCCACGCTCGCCGCTATCAAGAACAAGGATCCGCGCATTTATGATAAGGAAGCCGTCTTCTACAAGCCTTTCGACCCTACCACAGATGTGAAGAAGGACgatgaggaaaagaaggaaaagccCATGTTCCTCCGCGACTACCACCGCGAGCGCTACATGGCTGGCGACGTCGGCGCAGACGATgatgccaccgccgccgacccCAACGTTCCCAGGACCTACGTCCAGGAGCAGGCCGAACTCAAGAATGCCATCATGGCCGAAatcaacaacgccgccggcgccgacgacgaggaatggagcgacgacgacgccttTATCAAGCCCGTCAAAAAGGCCGAACCCGCCCCTGCTGCCAACGGCGTCCACCCTTCCAGAGCCGCCGTCGTCGAGGTGACGGAGCTTGATGTGAAGAACGCCGACAAGAACCCGGAGGAGTTTCTGTCCAAGTTCATGGCTTCCAAGGCGTGGGCGCCTGACCACAAGTGGCAAGCATTTGACTCTGACGaagaggatgccgaggacgatATTGCTGACGAGTTCGAGCATGCCTATAATATGCGATTCGAAGACCCCACCAAGAGCAATGAGGTCCTGAAGACGTACTCGAGAAACCTGGCCAATGCGCGCTCCGCTCGCAAGGAGGAGCTGACTGGACGTAAAAAGCTGAGAGCTctcgagaaggagaggaaggaggctgagaagaaggagagggaggcggaaaGAGCGAGGCTCAGGAGGCTCAAGGTGGACGAGGCGTCTGAGAGGTTAAAGAAGATTAAGCAGGCGGCGGGCATGAGCGGCAAGCAGCTTACGGATGAGGAGTGGGTTGAGTTCTTGGATAAGGCATGGGAGGATGAcgactgggaggaggaaatgaAGAAGCGGTTCAATGATGACTACTACAATGAGGTCGACGACATGGTCCTcgacagcgaggaggaggaagcctcTGGCAgcgaggacgaagacggcaagaagaaaaagaattccaagaagcccaagaagcccaaaTGGGACGACGATATCGACATCAAGGACATCATCCCTGACTTcaaggaagacgaggaagaagcaccCGCTATTGCCCTTTCCGACCTCGAGGCTGATCAGCCTGCCCCTTCAGTTGAGGGTTCCGACTCTGATGATTCAGACGACTCTGACCGCCCAgccaagaagcgcaagaCCACCAAGGATctcaagaaggaaaaggcggcAGCCAAGAAACAAGCCAGGGCCGAGCTTGCCAAGATTGAAGCCTTGGTCGACACCAAGATGGAGATTGACCAGCCCCGCgcgctggagaagaagggcaaggaaCAGTTCACCTTCAAGTACCGCGAGACCTCCCCCACATCATTCGGTCTCACGGCCCGTGATATCCTTCTGGCGCCCTCGGACGCGGCGCTGAATGAGTTTgcggggttgaagaagctggccTCGTTTAGGGacgcggagaagaagaagaaggacaagaagaagctggggaagaaggcgaggttgagacagtggaggagggataCTTTTgggaaggagtttgaggagtcGGGGCCGACGTATGGGTTTGAGAAGCTGTTGGATGAGGGGAAGGgtaagaagaaggagaaggggagtgGGGCTAATTCGGTTAGGgttgagaagagggagaagaagaaggagggtggagaggagaaggagcaggagaagaaggtggcggtggatgggattgtggagggggagaggaaaaagaagaggaagaggtcgaagaaggggaaggctgctgggggtgatggtgagggtgacgAGTAA